From a single Arachis hypogaea cultivar Tifrunner chromosome 3, arahy.Tifrunner.gnm2.J5K5, whole genome shotgun sequence genomic region:
- the LOC112771423 gene encoding uncharacterized protein At4g22758-like, giving the protein MKKSAFEKMVMQKNKSKGSHEDQKKQQCKRLLVSINVLGSAGPIRFVVNEKDTVSAIIETALKSYAREGRLPLLGFDPTDFLLYNACFDALNPLEAIGSYGVRNFVLCKKQVCSSKAEPNTELISQKSNGGSGWKAWFNKSFGLKVLSH; this is encoded by the exons ATGAAGAAGAGTGCTTTTGAGAAGATGGTGATGCAGAAGAACAAGAGCAAGGGAAGCCACGAGGATCAGAAGAAGCAGCAGTGTAAGAGATTGTTGGTGAGTATCAACGTACTTGGGAGCGCAGGGCCAATAAGGTTTGTGGTGAATGAAAAAGACACTGTTTCTGCGATCATTGAAACTGCTCTCAAGTCCTATGCTCGTGAAGGCAGGCTTCCTCTTCTTGGTTTTGATCCCACCGACTTCCTCCTTTATAATGCATGCTTTGATG CTCTGAATCCATTGGAAGCCATAGGATCTTATGGGGTGAGGAACTTTGTGCTGTGCAAGAAGCAGGTGTGTTCATCAAAGGCAGAACCGAACACAGAGCTGATATCTCAGAAAAGCAATGGTGGTAGTGGTTGGAAGGCATGGTTCAACAAATCATTTGGATTGAAAGTTTTATCCCATTGA